Part of the Melospiza georgiana isolate bMelGeo1 chromosome 17, bMelGeo1.pri, whole genome shotgun sequence genome, CCTCGCACCGCAGCCCCCGGCAGCGCCCAGAGCCGCGCGGCTCCCGAGGGGACGCCGGGACAGCGGGAGCGCGGCCGGTCAGCGAACGCGGCCCGCGAGCAGCGCAGCGAGCGCGGCGTGAGGCGCTGCCTGCCCGGAGCCCGCGGGTCCCTGCGAGGCGCCGCGGAGCGAGGAAACTCCAGCCGGCGCTCGGGGCTTGCGAAGAACTGCGATCCAAGGGAACTTTTCAGTGTCTCCGCGGTGCTGAAAACAAGAGCGAAGGAGAGCCTGGTTGTGTGTGTTGGTGTTTACAAGTGGTTCAGGATAGGTAAAAAGAAGATGTCGGGTCGCCGTGTCGCTGCAGCGTGTGACAGACGACAGCTGCCCCGGGGCATGGGGAGCATGGCAGCCCCGCTGCTCGACCCGCGCCCGCTCCGGCTGCCCTTTCTCGAGGCTGACGTGAGTAGCACTCGGGGAGGGGACGGTTTGCCTGGGgacggggccgggccgggcagcaGCGCCAGCCGCTTCATTCCCAGCCCGTTCACGTCGCCGTGTTTGGGATCCGGGGTCTGGCGGAAGCGGCGCTCCGGAGCTTTGCCGCTGCGACACAAAAGAAGCCCCGGGCTCCCCCCGCGCCCGCTGGGGGCCGGGCCAGCGCCGCTCCCCCGCCCGCGGTCCCGCCCCGAGCGCGGCTCTGCGGCGTCCGCCAgggccccgctgcccccggaAGGGGAACGTGGATGGACCCTCGGGATCCCCGGAAGGGGACGAATGGGGAGAGCGACCCCCGGGATCCCTGGAAAGGAGAATGGGGAGCGGGACCCCCGCAGGGGCCGGAATGGAGAGAAGGGACCCCCGGAAGGGGCGAAATGGCGAGAGGGGCCCCCAGGACCCCCGGAAGGGGGAACGGCGAGAAGGACCCCGGGATCGCCAGCGCGGCGAGGGGGGCGGAATAGGGATCGGGGTCCACAAAGCGGGGTCGGGGATCGGGACCCCCAGAGCGGGAACGGGGATCAAGGCCCCTCAAAGTGGGGTTGGGGATGGGGGTCCCCAAAGCGGCGTCGGTGTCCCTGGAGCGGGGTTGAGGATGGGGGTCCCCAAAACGGGATCGAGGCCCCCAAAGCGGGGTCGGGGTCCCCAAAACGGGACCGGGGTCCCCGCGGTCTCCCCCCCGTCCCCCATCCCGGGGGGCTCCCGCCTCCCGCACGTGACGCGGGGGGTGTGGCGCTCACGTGACGCCGCCCCGTTGTGTCGCCCCCCCCAAGAGCCGCCTCCCATCGATGTGCGGGCGCTCGATGCAGCAGCCTTCGCGGAGGAGCGTCCTGCGAgcccggccgcccccgccgctgccgccgccgccgctcgaTGCGCTCCGCGCTCCCGCCGCCATCTTAGGGGCAGAGCGCGGGCGGCAGAAGGAAGGCTCGGTACGTACCGGCAccgccggggccgcccgcccgcggctCCGGCACCGCGCGCGCGGGGCCGCGGCCCCTCCGCGCCAGCGGGAGGGCGGGgagggcgcggggcgggcggcgggcccggcgcggcgcggcgctgggctgtgctgtgctgtcctgcGCGCCCCGTGCATCCATCCATCGGAGCCCGGGCCCGCCGGCAGCACCGGCGGCTCCGCTGGCACATGCTGCCGGCTCTGCTCCGCTCAGCACGGCCCGCCTCGCTGTGTGGGCCAGGTTTGCATTGACACAGAAAACAAGCGCAACaggttttttcttccctttcccccctcttttcctccctcttacctccccctttttctctcattttcctctcttttctcctctctctttttcctcttttcttccctctcttcttcCCTGTCTTCCTCCCCATCTCCCttcttttcctgtccttttcctccatttcctcctgcttcttcctccccctgctcccttttcctcaccctttcctcttctttctctcccttttccctcctctttctccACACTTTCCTCTCCCCATCTCTGCTCTCCACCAAAACCACAGCAGTATTTAGTGCCTGCCCTGAGGTTTGTTCCAAGGTTCTGGTGGTTTCATGCAACTCTCTTGTATGTGATTTCTGTTCTTCATTCCAGGCCCCCCCAAGGCAGTCCCTGCTCACAATGTATAGGACAAAAGTCAGTTTGAAAGACCGCCAGCAACTTTACAAACTGATAATTAGCCAGCTGCTCTATGATGGATACATCAACATTGCCAATGGCTTGATAAATGAGATCAAACCACAGTCTGTGTGTGCACCCTCTGAACAACTGCTGCACCTAATTAAGTTAGGTAAGCTGGAATCAAAAGCTGACATAAAAGTCTAGTTTCTAATTCCCCAGTGCATTAAGAGGTTGGTGTCACTGCAAAGACACCTTTGATGCAAAGGTGGTGTCTGGTAATAGCACAGCACTTGTACATCTGGTACAGCCTTGGCCTCTGTGGGGTTTGAAGGGCATTCCTGTTTCATTACCAACAAACCAGATCCCTGAGTGCTGCCCAGATCTGTTTGGACTCCTCTAAGGACACTCAGGATTCTGGGTGTCTTCTCAAAACATCCCAGTGAATGAGGTCACTGAGCCCCCAGATCTGAGGGAAGATCACACCCTCACAGTTCTGCTGActtcagaaagaaataattccAATCTGGCTGTTCCTGACAGTGTTGGAGAGGGAGCAAGTCCTTCCATTGGCAATCTTTGCTGGCTTTTATAGATCAGTCCCCAGGGAACAGCTGCACACTCTGGGgtctcagcagggctgtcacCTGTTTTCTCCCTGTGCTTCCTCTGGAAGTGCCACATTGTGGGGAGAACAGGGGAACCCCTGAGCTGCTCTTGGAACAGGCTGGCCAAGTCCTGGAAGAGCTCTGGCCATGACACCATGTGTAACTCAACTGGTTCTGCTGCCTGAACTAGCTGAGTTCTGAGGGTATGAATCTGTGAAGCTTTGTGTCTGTTTGAAATGCAAATTCTAGACatgaaagaagcaaaaagatCACCACTGGGCTGAAAACTCTTGTATCTGCCCTATTGCCTCTTCCAGTGCTGAACTCTGGTCTGTAGCTGCATCCTGGAAATAAAGATAAAAGTCTGGGAAGTGGGCTTGGACACCAGCAAGCTTTTCCCTTGCAGTGCAGGGATAGTTTGGCTTCAGAGTAATTAAATAGGAAAAGAATCAGTAAATACTTTGGGTTTTATACTTGGGTTGGGGCTTGTTGCTCCTCTGTGACCAGAGGCCTGTGACTGATGGTCAGTGCATTTATCAGCACTTCCCAATCTGATAAATTCCCAGAGCATTGATTGATCGGCCCTTCCTAATCCTGACTGGGGTATTCCCAGAGCATTGATCAGCACTTCCCAGTCCTTACTGGGGTATTCCCAGAGCATTGATCAGCCTTTCCCAGTCCTCACTGGGGTATTCCCAGAGCATTGATCAGCCTTTCCCAGTCCTTACTGGGGTATTCCCAGACCATTGATGAGCACTTCCCAGTCCTCACTGGGGTATTCCCAGAGCATTGATCAGCCTTTCCCAGTCCTCACTGGGGCACTCCCAGAGCATTGATCAGCACTTCCCAGTCCTCACTGGGGTATTCCCAGAGCATTGATCAGCACTTCCCAGTCCTCACTGGGGCACTCCCAGAGCTCgtgaggagctgtgcctgctccagcccagagctgtaGGACCCAACCCgctctgccagctcagctctcgccccagggctgcctttcccaggagcagtgctgagtgccaccctgctgtccccaggcatGGAGAACGATGACAGTGCCGTGCAGTACGCCATCGGCCGCTCGGACACCGTGGCGCCGGGCACCGGCATCGACCTGGAGTTCGATGCTGACGTGCAGACCATGTCCCCTGAGGCCTCTGAGTACGAGACCTGCTATGTGACATCCCACAAGGGACCCTGCCGCGTGGCCACCTACAGCAGGGACGGGCAGCTGATAGCCACGGGCTCGGCCGACGCCTCCATCAAGATCCTGGACACCGAGAGGATGCTGGCCAAGAGCGCCATGCCCATCGAGGTGAGGGCTTGTACCATGATAGGAATTGTGTTCATGCCATGCCCATCGAGGTGAGGGGTTGTACCAGGCTGGGAATTGTGTTCATGCCGTGCCCATCGAGGTGAGGGCTTGTACCAGGCTGGGAATTGTGTCCATGCCGTGCCCATTGAAATAATGAGTTGTAATCAATTGAAATcctgtccatgccatgtccattGGGATAATGGGTTGTAATCACTTTTGGCATCCTGTCCATGCCATGCCCATTGGGATAATGAGAGTTGTAATCAATTGGAATCCCATTCATGCTATGCCCATTGGGATAATGGATTGTAATCACTTTTGGGAGTTCTCTCCATTTCATATCTGTACCTTGTGGCTGCCTCCATGGGTTGGACTAAATACCTGTCTCAGCATATTCCCTACTTCAGCAGCTGCTCATAAAGTCCCTTTGAAGGAGGAAGAACCAGAGCAAGGACATGGTGTcacccctggcagcagggagagagctGAGCCAGCAGTGGCTTCTGCTGGGTGCCGATGGTGGCTGTAATGTCTGAGCACAGTTCATGTAAAACCCACCTGTGGCCTTGCAGCCCCCCTGGCCACCTGTGTTTTCTCTGGGTATTTCAGAACTGTTTCACACATTGCTTTGCTTTATCTTTCTCCAAGGCAGTTATCAGGTGGCAATGAAAAGTGAGACTTTTTGCACAGAGCACACCAGATtctcagcagagagctgcaggtttGGTGCAGCTTCTCTTGATTCTTCCCAGCAGTCAGTGTTTTGCTTTGGGCTGTTTATGAAGGTGATGTTTTCTTGCACCAGTTGTCTGCTACTGAAGTAGTTTGTCCTTGAGCCAAGTTGTTTTGACCTTCATAAAGACACAAGGATCTTATTTGTTGACATATAAAGGGCCTTCAGATAACCAAGGGAACAGATTGTGTGCCTGCTTGTgtcagagaggagctgctgttcaGCCACTCTGGCAAGCCTAAAACCTACTTTTCCTGTCAGAAAGCTGCTTTATTTTCCAAGAGCAGCAACATGTTGAATGTTGTTTGTAGGTGATGATGAATGAGACAGCCCAGCAGAACATGGAGAACCACCCGGTGATCCGGACT contains:
- the CSTF1 gene encoding cleavage stimulation factor subunit 1 isoform X1 gives rise to the protein MSGRRVAAACDRRQLPRGMGSMAAPLLDPRPLRLPFLEADSRLPSMCGRSMQQPSRRSVLRARPPPPLPPPPLDALRAPAAILGAERGRQKEGSAPPRQSLLTMYRTKVSLKDRQQLYKLIISQLLYDGYINIANGLINEIKPQSVCAPSEQLLHLIKLGMENDDSAVQYAIGRSDTVAPGTGIDLEFDADVQTMSPEASEYETCYVTSHKGPCRVATYSRDGQLIATGSADASIKILDTERMLAKSAMPIEVMMNETAQQNMENHPVIRTLYDHVDEVTCLAFHPTEQILASGSRDYTLKLFDYSKPSAKRAFKYIQEAEMLRSISFHPSGDFILVGTQHPTLRLYDINTFQCFVSCNPQDQHTDAICSVNYNASANMYVTGSKDGCIKLWDGVSNRCITTFEKAHDGAEVCSAIFSKNSKYILSSGKDSVAKLWEISTGRTLVKYTGAGLSGRQVHRTQAVFNHTEDYVLLPDERTISLCCWDSRTAERRNLLSLGHNSIVRCIVHSPTNPGFMTCSDDYRARFWYRRSTTD